Proteins from one Streptomyces sp. NBC_00289 genomic window:
- a CDS encoding glycosyltransferase, whose amino-acid sequence MSRFLFVVPPLVGHINPAAGVAAELAARGHESAWACADPGLVRRLAGAGAVVFPCAGPVPGEGEGLRPPDLRGPEALKFLWERFLVPLAEDMAPGVRTAIDAFRPHAVVADQQALAGGLVAELLGVPWATSASTSAEFTDVLAGMPKVADWLAGLLRTLRTRVGDPAGTADPRFSPHLVLAFSTPELAGADAVTGGRIHWVGPSIAPRPAAPGFPWEWFDPARLSVLVTLGTANTDVGARFLTECLTALRARADRVQAVIADPGGVLTADGHDKDVLVLPSVPQLPLLERVDAVVCHAGHNTVCEALWHGVPLVVAPIRDDQPVVAGQVTGAGAGIRVRFGRVTAAGLGSAIDAVLHEPGHRAAAGRVRTAFRAAGGARAAATRLELLAGRAPSKEAP is encoded by the coding sequence GTGAGCAGGTTCCTGTTCGTCGTGCCGCCCCTGGTGGGCCACATCAACCCGGCGGCCGGTGTGGCGGCCGAACTGGCGGCGCGGGGCCACGAGTCGGCGTGGGCCTGCGCCGATCCCGGGCTGGTCCGGCGGCTGGCCGGAGCCGGTGCGGTGGTGTTCCCGTGTGCCGGGCCCGTGCCCGGCGAGGGCGAGGGCCTGCGCCCGCCGGACCTTCGTGGCCCGGAGGCGCTGAAGTTCCTCTGGGAACGGTTCCTGGTCCCGCTCGCCGAGGACATGGCCCCGGGTGTCCGCACGGCCATCGACGCGTTCCGTCCCCACGCGGTCGTCGCCGACCAACAGGCCCTGGCCGGTGGGCTGGTGGCCGAGCTGCTGGGCGTGCCGTGGGCCACCTCGGCCAGCACCTCGGCCGAGTTCACCGACGTACTGGCGGGCATGCCGAAGGTCGCGGACTGGCTGGCGGGGCTGCTGCGCACGCTCCGGACGCGCGTCGGCGACCCGGCGGGCACCGCCGACCCCCGCTTCTCCCCGCACCTGGTGCTGGCGTTCAGCACCCCGGAGCTGGCCGGCGCCGACGCCGTGACGGGCGGGCGGATCCACTGGGTCGGCCCGTCGATCGCCCCGCGCCCGGCAGCGCCCGGCTTCCCCTGGGAATGGTTCGACCCCGCCCGGTTGTCGGTCCTGGTCACCCTCGGCACCGCCAACACCGACGTGGGCGCCCGTTTCCTCACCGAGTGCCTGACGGCGCTGCGTGCCCGCGCGGACCGCGTGCAGGCGGTGATCGCGGACCCGGGCGGCGTCCTCACCGCCGACGGGCATGACAAGGACGTCCTGGTCCTTCCGTCCGTCCCCCAACTCCCGCTTCTCGAAAGGGTCGACGCGGTGGTGTGCCACGCGGGGCACAACACCGTCTGCGAGGCCCTCTGGCACGGCGTGCCCCTTGTCGTGGCCCCCATCCGCGACGACCAGCCGGTCGTGGCCGGGCAGGTGACCGGCGCCGGGGCGGGCATCCGGGTCCGCTTCGGCCGGGTCACCGCCGCCGGTCTCGGCTCGGCGATCGACGCCGTACTCCACGAGCCGGGCCACCGCGCGGCGGCCGGACGTGTCCGTACGGCGTTCCGCGCGGCGGGCGGCGCCCGGGCGGCGGCCACCCGGCTGGAACTCCTGGCCGGCCGCGCACCCTCGAAGGAGGCCCCGTGA
- a CDS encoding beta-ketoacyl synthase N-terminal-like domain-containing protein encodes MAVLLPGAADLDAYWHNLLDGTDAITDVPEGRWDGDYYRPGSAAGPAAADRVYCRRGGFVDGLAEVEVTRFGIMPNSVAGTEPDQLIALNVAAAALADAGGTDRLPDRHRVGIVLGRGGYLTPGLVRLDQRVRTAGQLVRTLGELLPDLTSAQLGRVREAFTERLGPESPESAIGLVPNLAASRVANRLDLRGPAYTVDAACASSLVAVDQAVAELATGRCDLMLAGGVHHCHDITLWSVFSQLRALSPSQRIRPFHRGADGILIGEGTGVVVLKRLADAERDGDRIYAVVRGTGVASDGRTSSLVNPDSAGQTHAVRQAWRAAGLDPAAVGSIGLLEAHGTATPAGDAAELATLAAVFGPGAVTGGDRAVIGSVKSMIGHTMPAAGVAGLVKAALAVHHGVLLPTLHCEDPHPALAATRFRPLERATPWEAAPGQPVRRAAVNAFGFGGINAHVVLEQAPGTRAPRRAGAAAPVAGTADSAAGTGGPATSAAQAVSTSTSISISTPTPTSAAVTITEPERVLMLAADSPERLAGLLDADDSAVLAAGLDPAGTHPAVGPSRLAVVDPTAKRLALARRAIAKGRAWPGRGDVWFTPAPLLSGGEVRGDGPGKLAFVFPGLEGDFAPRVDDVAAHFGLPPAASGTAARVGDVGRHGFGVVGVGRLLDGALRRMGLVPDAVAGHSVGEWTAMAAAGMYSADEVSGFMESFDPDTVTVPGLAFAAVGASAERVLAALEENGGARAGVVLSHDNAPSQSMVCGPDDAVREVVRSFRAEGVLSQVLPFRSGFHTPMLKPYLAPIEAAANRFRLHPPTVPLWSGTTASPYPEREDTVRELFVRHLLEPVRFRQLVEAMYTAGHRVFVQVGTGQLGSLVGDTLHGRDHLVVAANSPHRDGLAQLRRVAAALWTTGAAVAPALPRTTGAAVSPAVPRAAGGERRDRRPAVRLDLGGALVSLGGPALAALRAELRPGASRAGGSPALGAPRPAVQTGVFVPSSLDALAGRSPAAAELSALLRDTADTAAALIAAAGSRPSTAPGPGRAPGPASPPTPAPAGAHMSAAPPRPPLPPSPSSSPATPVPAPTPARAPAPRPTWRTTVHVSPDAMPYLLDHCFFPQRPGWPDVADRWPVVPATTIVHHMIEAARQAAPGLRAVAVHGARFDQWLTATPPVDVPVMVTADGPGRFAVSFGPRARAVVELAARHTAPPPARWTTNPAGERTPDHTAAQLYAERWMFHGPAFRGVTELTAIGEHHVRGVITTPPAPGALLDNVGQILGYWIMATRTERTVVFPVQMRHLRFHGPHPGPGTAVECLVRITSLTDTVLEADVQLAVGGVVWAELTGWQDRRFDNDPQTRPVERFPDRNTLSEARPGGWSLLHERWPDLASRDLIMRNSLSGVERSAYAEHAPRGRRQWLLGRIAVKDAVRRRLWDDGEGPVFPAEILVRNDASGRPYVTGLHGRDLPPLDVSLAHRAETGVAIARPHTPGPGPGIDIEEVVERPAETLTTALAPDELRLLRDLCAATGEPEALWFTRFWAAKEAVAKAEGSGFGGRPRDFAVLEVGQDGRLLVAGRLERAYTVHYERTVNPPGLPERTYVVAWTTGPAHDVLGGPDAWA; translated from the coding sequence ATGGCGGTCCTGCTGCCGGGCGCCGCCGACCTGGACGCGTACTGGCACAACCTGCTCGACGGCACGGACGCCATCACCGACGTACCGGAGGGACGCTGGGACGGCGACTACTACCGCCCGGGGTCCGCGGCCGGCCCGGCCGCCGCCGACCGCGTGTACTGCCGGCGCGGCGGGTTCGTCGACGGGCTGGCCGAGGTGGAGGTCACCAGGTTCGGGATCATGCCGAACTCGGTGGCCGGCACCGAGCCCGACCAGCTCATCGCCCTGAACGTGGCCGCCGCCGCTCTCGCCGACGCGGGCGGCACCGACCGCCTGCCGGACCGGCACCGCGTCGGGATCGTCCTCGGCAGGGGCGGCTACCTCACCCCCGGCCTGGTACGGCTCGACCAGCGGGTCCGTACGGCGGGACAACTCGTCCGCACGCTCGGCGAGTTGCTGCCCGACCTGACGTCCGCCCAGCTCGGCCGGGTCCGGGAGGCGTTCACCGAGCGGCTGGGTCCGGAAAGCCCCGAGTCGGCGATCGGGCTGGTCCCCAACCTCGCGGCGTCCCGGGTCGCCAACCGGCTCGATCTGCGCGGCCCCGCCTACACCGTGGACGCCGCCTGCGCCTCGTCACTGGTCGCGGTCGACCAGGCGGTGGCCGAACTCGCCACCGGACGCTGCGACCTGATGCTCGCCGGGGGCGTGCACCACTGCCACGACATCACCCTGTGGAGTGTCTTCTCCCAGCTGCGCGCGCTCTCCCCGAGCCAGCGGATCCGCCCCTTCCACCGCGGCGCCGACGGCATCCTGATCGGCGAGGGCACCGGCGTGGTCGTCCTCAAGCGGCTCGCCGACGCGGAACGCGACGGCGACCGGATCTACGCCGTCGTCCGGGGCACCGGCGTGGCCAGCGACGGCCGCACCTCCTCGCTCGTCAACCCCGACTCCGCCGGTCAGACGCACGCCGTGCGACAGGCCTGGCGGGCGGCCGGCCTCGACCCGGCCGCGGTCGGCTCGATCGGTCTCCTGGAGGCGCACGGCACGGCGACCCCGGCCGGTGACGCTGCCGAACTGGCCACGCTGGCGGCGGTGTTCGGGCCGGGGGCCGTGACGGGCGGCGACCGCGCGGTGATCGGGTCCGTGAAGTCGATGATCGGGCACACGATGCCCGCCGCCGGAGTGGCGGGTCTGGTCAAGGCCGCTCTCGCCGTCCACCACGGCGTGCTCCTGCCCACCCTGCACTGCGAGGACCCGCATCCCGCCCTCGCGGCCACCCGCTTCCGCCCGCTGGAGCGGGCGACGCCCTGGGAGGCGGCTCCGGGTCAGCCGGTGCGCCGAGCGGCGGTCAACGCGTTCGGCTTCGGCGGGATCAACGCGCACGTCGTCCTGGAGCAGGCACCCGGCACACGGGCACCGCGCCGGGCGGGTGCGGCGGCGCCGGTCGCCGGTACCGCCGACTCTGCCGCCGGTACCGGCGGCCCTGCCACAAGCGCGGCCCAGGCCGTCTCCACCTCCACCTCCATCTCCATCTCCACTCCCACTCCCACCTCCGCCGCCGTCACGATCACCGAGCCCGAGCGCGTGCTGATGCTCGCCGCCGACAGTCCCGAGCGCCTCGCCGGACTGCTGGACGCGGACGACTCCGCCGTCCTGGCCGCCGGTCTCGACCCCGCGGGAACGCATCCCGCCGTCGGCCCGTCCCGGCTCGCCGTCGTCGACCCCACCGCCAAGCGGCTCGCGCTGGCCCGCCGGGCGATCGCCAAGGGGCGGGCCTGGCCCGGCCGCGGCGACGTCTGGTTCACCCCGGCCCCGCTGCTGTCCGGTGGTGAGGTCCGCGGCGACGGGCCGGGGAAGCTGGCCTTCGTCTTCCCCGGCCTCGAAGGCGACTTCGCGCCCCGGGTCGACGACGTCGCCGCCCACTTCGGCCTGCCCCCGGCGGCGTCCGGCACCGCGGCGCGCGTCGGAGACGTGGGCCGGCACGGCTTCGGGGTCGTCGGTGTCGGCCGGCTCCTGGACGGCGCGCTGCGCCGCATGGGCCTGGTCCCGGACGCGGTCGCCGGGCACAGCGTGGGCGAGTGGACGGCGATGGCGGCGGCCGGGATGTACTCCGCGGACGAGGTGAGCGGCTTCATGGAGTCGTTCGACCCCGACACGGTGACCGTCCCCGGCCTGGCCTTCGCAGCCGTCGGCGCGTCCGCCGAGCGGGTGCTCGCCGCCCTGGAGGAGAACGGCGGGGCCCGGGCCGGAGTCGTGCTCTCCCACGACAACGCGCCCAGCCAGTCGATGGTGTGCGGCCCCGACGACGCCGTACGGGAGGTCGTACGGTCCTTCCGTGCCGAGGGCGTGCTCAGCCAGGTGCTGCCGTTCCGGTCCGGGTTCCACACCCCGATGCTGAAGCCCTACCTCGCGCCCATCGAGGCGGCCGCGAACCGCTTCCGGCTGCACCCTCCGACCGTGCCGCTGTGGTCGGGGACGACCGCCTCGCCGTACCCCGAACGGGAAGACACCGTACGCGAGTTGTTCGTCCGGCACCTGCTGGAACCGGTCCGTTTCCGGCAGCTCGTCGAGGCCATGTACACGGCCGGTCACCGGGTGTTCGTCCAGGTCGGGACCGGACAGCTCGGCTCCCTCGTCGGCGACACCCTGCACGGCAGGGACCACCTGGTGGTCGCCGCCAACTCCCCGCACCGCGACGGCCTCGCGCAGCTCCGGCGGGTGGCGGCGGCCCTGTGGACCACCGGCGCCGCCGTAGCGCCCGCGCTCCCGCGCACGACGGGTGCCGCCGTCTCCCCCGCAGTTCCGCGCGCCGCCGGTGGCGAGCGGCGGGACCGGCGGCCGGCGGTGCGGCTCGATCTGGGCGGGGCGCTCGTCTCACTCGGCGGCCCCGCACTGGCGGCACTGCGCGCCGAGCTGCGCCCAGGAGCGTCGCGGGCGGGGGGTTCGCCGGCCCTGGGGGCGCCACGTCCCGCGGTACAGACAGGTGTGTTCGTGCCCTCGTCGCTCGACGCGCTCGCCGGCCGTTCCCCGGCCGCCGCCGAACTGTCCGCCCTGCTGCGCGACACGGCCGACACCGCCGCCGCGCTGATCGCCGCGGCCGGCAGCCGTCCGAGCACGGCGCCCGGGCCCGGGCGCGCGCCCGGGCCGGCCTCTCCCCCGACGCCCGCGCCGGCCGGCGCCCACATGTCCGCCGCGCCGCCCCGGCCCCCGCTCCCGCCCTCACCCTCGTCCTCACCGGCCACCCCCGTCCCCGCTCCCACCCCCGCCCGGGCCCCAGCCCCCCGCCCGACGTGGCGCACCACGGTCCACGTCTCGCCCGACGCCATGCCGTATCTCCTGGACCACTGCTTCTTCCCGCAACGCCCGGGCTGGCCCGACGTCGCCGACCGCTGGCCGGTCGTACCGGCGACGACGATCGTCCACCACATGATCGAGGCGGCCCGGCAGGCGGCCCCGGGTCTGCGGGCGGTCGCGGTGCACGGGGCCCGGTTCGACCAGTGGCTTACGGCGACACCGCCCGTCGACGTGCCGGTCATGGTGACCGCCGACGGCCCCGGCCGGTTCGCGGTCTCCTTCGGCCCGCGCGCCCGGGCCGTGGTCGAACTCGCCGCCCGGCACACCGCGCCGCCCCCCGCCCGATGGACCACGAACCCCGCGGGCGAGCGCACCCCCGACCACACCGCCGCCCAGCTCTACGCCGAGCGGTGGATGTTCCACGGCCCGGCCTTCCGAGGCGTCACGGAGCTCACGGCGATCGGCGAGCACCACGTGCGCGGCGTGATCACCACACCTCCCGCGCCCGGCGCGCTGCTCGACAACGTGGGCCAGATCCTGGGCTACTGGATCATGGCGACCCGCACCGAGCGGACCGTGGTCTTCCCGGTCCAGATGCGTCACCTGCGGTTCCACGGCCCGCATCCGGGACCCGGTACCGCGGTGGAGTGCCTGGTGCGGATCACCTCCCTCACCGACACCGTGCTGGAGGCGGACGTCCAGCTGGCCGTCGGGGGCGTGGTGTGGGCGGAGCTCACCGGCTGGCAGGACCGCCGCTTCGACAACGACCCGCAGACCAGGCCGGTCGAGCGGTTCCCCGACCGCAACACGCTCTCCGAGGCCCGGCCGGGCGGCTGGTCGCTGCTGCACGAGCGATGGCCCGACCTCGCCTCGCGCGACCTGATCATGCGCAACTCACTGAGCGGCGTGGAGCGTTCGGCCTACGCCGAGCACGCTCCGCGGGGGCGCAGGCAGTGGCTGCTCGGCCGGATCGCGGTCAAGGACGCCGTACGCCGCCGGCTCTGGGACGACGGCGAGGGGCCGGTCTTCCCGGCCGAGATCCTGGTGCGCAACGACGCGTCGGGACGCCCCTACGTCACCGGACTGCACGGCCGGGACCTGCCCCCGCTGGACGTCTCGCTGGCCCACCGCGCGGAGACCGGGGTGGCGATCGCACGACCGCACACGCCGGGTCCCGGCCCGGGCATCGACATCGAGGAGGTCGTCGAACGCCCCGCGGAAACCCTCACCACCGCGCTCGCGCCGGACGAACTGCGGCTCCTGCGGGACCTGTGCGCGGCGACCGGGGAGCCGGAGGCGCTGTGGTTCACCCGGTTCTGGGCCGCGAAGGAGGCCGTCGCCAAGGCGGAGGGAAGTGGGTTCGGCGGACGTCCGCGTGACTTCGCGGTGCTCGAAGTCGGCCAAGACGGACGGCTGTTGGTCGCCGGGCGGCTGGAACGCGCGTACACCGTGCACTACGAACGGACCGTCAACCCGCCGGGGCTGCCGGAACGCACCTACGTCGTGGCCTGGACGACGGGCCCGGCGCATGACGTCCTCGGCGGCCCCGACGCGTGGGCCTGA
- a CDS encoding acyl carrier protein, with protein sequence MNPAPHTDLTTEETVLADIAGMLATLLEDEYGLDLDEIDMATTFNRDLELESIDLVTLAGLLQERYGTRVNFAEFLAGMEFDEIIELTVGRLVEYVVQSLKAAEAG encoded by the coding sequence ATGAACCCTGCCCCCCACACGGACCTCACGACCGAGGAAACGGTCCTCGCCGACATCGCGGGCATGCTCGCGACGCTCCTCGAGGACGAGTACGGCCTCGACCTCGACGAGATCGACATGGCGACCACCTTCAACCGCGACCTGGAACTGGAGAGCATCGACCTGGTGACCCTGGCGGGCCTGCTGCAGGAGCGGTACGGCACGCGGGTGAACTTCGCCGAGTTCCTGGCCGGCATGGAGTTCGACGAGATCATCGAGCTGACCGTCGGCCGGCTCGTCGAGTACGTCGTCCAGAGCCTCAAGGCAGCCGAGGCGGGCTGA
- a CDS encoding class I SAM-dependent methyltransferase has translation MNSDHEPESPGRTDRVAALRPGYRADLADGPDRFFEPRRTTCPWCGSAGLTTRLRTTDLLQHKPGRFVLDRCGDCRHTFQNPRLSAAGLEFYYRDFYDGLGEKQLGNTFASRGRMYQQRAAALLPFVSSPKNWLDVGTGHGHFCESAATVHPGTVFDGLDFTDGAELAERAGRVERGYRGSFPELAGELAGSYDVVSMFHYLEHSTEPPRELEAAHRVIRPGGHLLIEVPDPDSRYARLLGRWWLPWLQPQHLHFVPVGNLRRRLTELGFTVLAEQHAEPHDPVDLLAAVWLALDAAAPRDDLPWLPARPDAIRRTLRAATLIAGIPALLLGTLLDRFAVRPLSHRLGLSNAYRLVARRD, from the coding sequence GTGAACAGCGACCACGAGCCCGAGTCCCCCGGCCGTACCGACCGGGTGGCCGCGCTGCGTCCCGGCTACCGGGCCGACCTGGCGGACGGCCCCGACCGCTTCTTCGAGCCGCGGCGCACCACGTGCCCGTGGTGCGGCTCGGCCGGGCTGACGACGCGCCTGCGGACGACGGATCTGCTCCAGCACAAGCCGGGCCGGTTCGTCCTGGACCGGTGCGGGGACTGCCGGCACACCTTCCAGAACCCCCGGCTGAGCGCGGCGGGGCTGGAGTTCTACTACCGCGACTTCTACGACGGCCTGGGCGAGAAGCAGCTCGGCAACACCTTCGCGAGCCGTGGCCGGATGTACCAGCAGCGTGCCGCCGCGCTCCTGCCCTTCGTCTCGTCCCCGAAGAACTGGCTGGACGTCGGCACCGGCCACGGGCACTTCTGCGAGTCGGCCGCCACCGTCCATCCCGGCACGGTCTTCGACGGCCTCGACTTCACCGACGGCGCCGAACTCGCCGAGCGCGCCGGCCGGGTGGAGCGCGGCTACCGCGGCAGCTTCCCCGAACTGGCCGGGGAACTCGCCGGCTCCTACGACGTCGTCAGCATGTTCCACTACCTGGAGCACAGCACGGAGCCGCCGCGCGAACTGGAGGCGGCCCACCGGGTGATCCGTCCCGGCGGCCACCTGCTGATCGAGGTCCCCGATCCCGACAGCCGGTACGCCCGGCTGCTCGGCCGCTGGTGGCTGCCGTGGCTCCAGCCGCAGCACCTGCACTTCGTTCCGGTCGGCAACCTGCGCCGCCGACTGACCGAGCTCGGGTTCACGGTCCTGGCGGAACAGCACGCCGAGCCGCACGACCCCGTGGACCTGCTGGCCGCCGTCTGGCTCGCCCTCGACGCGGCCGCTCCCCGCGACGACCTGCCCTGGCTGCCCGCGCGGCCGGACGCAATCCGCCGTACGCTGCGCGCCGCCACGCTGATCGCCGGCATCCCGGCCCTGCTGCTCGGCACCCTGCTGGACCGCTTCGCCGTCCGGCCGCTGTCGCACCGCCTTGGTCTGTCGAACGCCTACCGGCTGGTGGCGCGCCGGGACTGA
- a CDS encoding alpha/beta fold hydrolase — MAMVDTGGLRMHVQRLGPGDDRPATATVVLVHGLLTDSLASYYFTVAPPFAAAGLDVVMYDLRGHGRSGRPASGYTLDDGIDDLEALLDALEVRGPLHLVGNSYGGTVAFGYAARHPERAASVCLIESEPATASWAAKLGGILDRVTRELAHNEADALAWITAHRGHNTARLAKGAARLARETTLARDIPASRVLTEDRIRAVRCPVLGVYGGDSDLALLAPWLGSLLPDCRTVVVPGHEHSVLVEAAGVVGEQVLSLIRRASAGSQEASAPVPEASTPAQDPSAPGHAGAGAAVAR, encoded by the coding sequence ATGGCGATGGTCGACACCGGTGGACTCCGGATGCACGTACAGCGGCTGGGCCCCGGCGACGACCGTCCGGCCACCGCCACCGTGGTGCTCGTGCACGGGCTGCTCACCGACAGCCTGGCCAGCTACTACTTCACCGTGGCCCCGCCGTTCGCGGCCGCCGGGCTGGACGTGGTCATGTACGACCTGCGGGGCCACGGCCGCAGCGGGCGCCCGGCGAGCGGCTACACCCTCGACGACGGCATCGACGACCTGGAGGCCCTGCTCGACGCCCTGGAGGTGCGTGGCCCCCTCCATCTGGTGGGCAACTCCTACGGCGGCACGGTCGCCTTCGGCTACGCGGCCCGTCACCCGGAGCGGGCGGCGAGCGTCTGCCTGATCGAGTCGGAGCCGGCGACCGCTTCCTGGGCGGCGAAACTGGGCGGCATCCTGGACCGGGTGACGCGCGAACTGGCGCACAACGAGGCCGACGCGCTCGCCTGGATCACCGCCCACCGCGGCCACAACACCGCCCGGCTGGCGAAGGGCGCGGCACGTCTCGCCCGGGAGACCACCCTCGCCCGGGACATCCCGGCCAGCCGCGTTCTGACGGAGGACAGGATCCGGGCCGTGCGCTGCCCCGTGCTGGGTGTCTACGGCGGTGACTCGGACCTCGCCCTGCTGGCACCGTGGCTCGGGTCGCTGCTGCCGGACTGCCGGACGGTCGTGGTGCCGGGCCACGAGCACTCCGTACTGGTGGAGGCGGCGGGAGTGGTCGGCGAGCAGGTGCTGTCCCTGATCCGGCGCGCGAGTGCCGGATCCCAGGAGGCGAGCGCCCCCGTCCCGGAGGCAAGCACCCCCGCCCAGGACCCCAGCGCCCCCGGACACGCGGGAGCCGGGGCGGCGGTGGCCCGGTGA